CGTCGCTCCACTCTTCAGCCTCTCCCCTCGCGTAGGAGCCGAAGAGGATGATCTCGACTAGGTTCTCTCCGAGGATTTCTTGGAGCCTTGCCTTCACGTCCCGCAGAATTTTGAGGAGCTCTTCTTTTGGAATAACGGGCATTATACGACCTCCACATCCAGTTCCGAGACCTCTCTGATGTCTTTGAAGTCAGAATCGTGGGTTATGAGTTTTTCACCATTGGTTATGCATATTGCCGCAATCATAATGTCCGCAAACTGTTTTGGTCTTCCAATTTTTCTGAGCCTTCTTTGAAGTTCTACAGCCGTTGCAATACTTCTTCGGGTT
This sequence is a window from Thermococcus kodakarensis KOD1. Protein-coding genes within it:
- a CDS encoding type II toxin-antitoxin system VapC family toxin gives rise to the protein MVVIDTNIVIRRVKAGEEIRENITEVTVVEYPPVITYRKFHGEVLLITRRSIATAVELQRRLRKIGRPKQFADIMIAAICITNGEKLITHDSDFKDIREVSELDVEVV